A window of Drosophila sulfurigaster albostrigata strain 15112-1811.04 chromosome X, ASM2355843v2, whole genome shotgun sequence genomic DNA:
cgcCAATCAGCTCATTGCTCTCCGCCAGCTGCTGCATTCCAATGTTGTGtttacgagtgtgtgtgcgtgtgtgtgtgtgtgtgtgtgtgacaatgtgtgtttgtgtgtgtttgattaGAAACGTTAGCAacatcattttttgtttttgtttcgtttttttctcttttttgttttgttttgcatgcaGCACTTTGCaatcaatttttgtgtgtcgtgttgcctttttttctctttagccaaaaacaacaaaaaaaaaacaataatgaacaaaaacaaatcatgACAACTaaaaactacaactacaactaagtaaccaacaaaaccaaaaaacaataaaaaaaaacactcgcAAATAACTAACAAAGTTTTACAATATTTCTTTTGGGGGGATAATCAAAAAAGAGGCCATcgagaatgtgtgtgtgtgtgtgtgtgtgttgaagcTGCTGCACTTTTATGTAGTTGTGGTTGCTCTTACCTCGTCGCCGCCAtatggctgctgttgctgctgctgcacattgCTGGGCCAATAATCGTAGCCAGCTCCGCCATAAGCTGAGTTTGATTGCTGCTCGCCATAAGCTTCACTCGCTGGCTCAACGTGGCCATAAACAGCCGCTGGTTGCTGTGTGGGATCGTAcagtggttgctgttgctgtggttgtgtTGCTGGTTGTATTGGTTggggtgctgctgctgctgcatcggCATTGTAGTACATGGTTGGTGGCGGCGCATAAGCATCGTTGTGCAGCGCTGTTGGCTCTTGATTTTGCGTCTCATAATAATCTGGTTGCGgcggcaattgttgttgctgttgtggtggttgctgctgctgctgctcatacgacggctgcaactgttgctgttgctcctcgTATTGCATGTTCAGCTCATGCATTTGCTTATTCAAATCCACAAACTGCTGATCAATAtcgttttgctgctgttgctgctgctcatgcAGCGTCTCGTGATGTTGCacttgctgtggctgctgctgcaattggcaattggcagtTGTGAGTTTCTAGTTTGGATGTTGTCTAACTGGTCACTTCACTCACCTGATCGGCCAACGAGCGCAGTTGACGCAGCCATTCCTTCTCCTCAGGCGCCGTTGTTTGCGGCGTCGCTTGTCCTGTTGCATTTGGGGGACTGGCAAAAGAAACGCGATTGATCAATATCGGATCATGATAACGCAAACGTTCCGCCAAGCTGCAAACCTACAAAGAAAGCATAAATATATGGTAATAATACAGAATgatatcaatcaatcaatcatcaCTTACTCTCTGTATGAAATCGCTGTCGTAACTCTCCGGCTTCAGCTCAATATGCTTGGCTATCTGCTCCAAGTAGTTGGTGCATCGGAAGTGCTGACCATAATCGAGAATGCGTGTGGCCAGCAGGAACTTGTAGTGCTGGAAGTTGGCAATGCTGAACTTCTGATCGTACAGCGATCGCGCATACTCGTAGATCTCCGTCATGATGATCGCCTCGTTGCTGGCAAACTCATTGAAGGGCTTGTAGTGCGAGGCGCCAAGTAAAATGAGCCTGAAACAGAAAGAATTAAAAGGagttaataattgtaattcatTCTACTCTTAGAAgtaataactaaattattcattttagtCTTAAAaggaattatttaatattgttcatTCTACGCTTAAAGCGaattaataattgttatttattatactcttattattattattctctactattcaaatgaaattcactAAAGTAATTCATTgctatacaaaaaataaatattaaattattattaagataCCAAATGATGTATCATAGAATACCTAATCtagttttataaaaataaagtattattatcATTAGATACCCAATGATATGTCGTAGTATGTTTAgcatatattttgctttggcCATCGTGACTTCTATTACATTGGCATTAGTATTAGCATTTGTCTCTCTAAGTTTGGTAGAATTTATCCATGGtaatcaaacaaataaatacctAATATATTCTCATTCTATTATAAAGCTTCTAATcatataaaaactaatttagaatataaacaatttcatcTGTCTGGCTTTCTTATAGTTACACTCTTGTCGAGGGAGATATATAGTAATAGGCTTGAAATGTCGCCTCTGCTAATTTTCGTAGCCGTTAAGCAGGGAATTCAGGAGTTACcttggtatatatatagattggtaatcaaataaataaatacctaTTCTGTGCTcacaaaaatgataaattataaatcttCTAACCgtctaatttaaaatataagcAATCGTCTCTATAGCTCTTTTATAGTTACTCTATGTATAAgcagttatttttatagtgAGCTTGAAATGTTGTGAATTCATCGCTTACCTTGGTATAGATATGTTTGTTAATCtaacaaataaatcattatgCTGAGCTAatccaaattttaaattacatatcTTCTCATATGTGTAAGCTATTTTAAATTGTGAGCAATCGCATCTGTATCACTATCTTATAGTTACTCTACGTATGTATAAGCAGTTACATTATATATTAAGTTAGGTGTTGCCTCTGCAAAATTCCATAGCCGGTAAGCAATGCATTCAGCGCTTACCTTGATATGAATATTTTGAGCTagtcaaaatgaaaaattgtaaGGTTTATAATAGTTGGTAAACAAACAAGGAAATAACTATGCCAAGCTAATCAAAATGgcatagtaaataaaatattgacaaTTGCAATAACGAAAATATTAACAATGTAGTTAACCTAAGCATAAGCAATAGTTTaacaatgaaatttaaatgttgcttGTGCAAATTTCCATAGCTGGCAAGCCAGAAAAACCTTGGTaatcaaataaagaaatacatattCTAATCGAAATTGGAAATTAAGAAGCTTATAAACAAGTTGCTTAagctaatttaaaatataaacataactAGATAGATAGGATTTATCTATAAGCACttcttttataataaaatgttgcttGTGCAAATCTCCACAGCCGGTAAGCCAGGAATTGCATAGCTTACCTTGGCACATTGCCGGTGAGCGTGGTCAGCTCGGTGGCAGCGCTGTCGTAGCGTCCGAACTCCTCCTGGGCGACGAGATAGCAAAAGTGTGCGGCATAGATGTCGCCACGCTGGAAGAGCGTATCACCGAGGGCGATCACCGAACTGCGATCGTATTCCGGCTGTCGCGACTTGTTCGTCACCAAGATGGAGAGATGCGAACGCCAATCGCCCCAATGCTCGTCACGCAGCTGAGTGACACAGGCAGGAGTGTGACAGCTCTTCATTTGATAAAGCGTTTGCAGTGGATCATTTGCCTTGATGGCGCGATTGAGGAACTTTTGCGCCACATCGGTCAACGCATAGCGATCCTCGTACAATGCCAAGAAGAAGGCATGCGTCCACAGATTGTGATCGGTGGCCCACTGCAATGCTTCCTCCACATTGCCGCGGAGAACATAGCTGCGAAATTGTTCCGTTGCCGCCTGCTCTGAGATCGCATTCCCAGCAGCATCTTCGGCATCCGGTTcggcatcaacagcagccggAGTTGCTGCGGGTAAATTCGCAGCCGTTGGCTCGCCATCGGAATCGTTGAGCAGCTCGTTGGCATCGGCTCGCGTTTCGTTTGAATCCGTTTCGGTTTCCGTGTCGGGAGCATAAGGATATTCCCGTTGATTCTCCAACAACAAGTCACCCACATCGGTGTCCGCAATTACCTGAAAAGGAAGCAGCATAAATTAGTAATTGAAAGAGTTTCGAAATTCGAGAGAAACTTACGCCATTCTGTCGCAGCAAAAGTATAAGCAAATGCCACATGAGCGCATGCGAGGCACGATACTTTTCCACGCTGCCGAGCGGCTTCTTCTGTGTGGCATACAACACGGTGCAAGCACGCGCCGGTCCCAAACGTATCTGCTCCTTGCAGAAGCTAATGATCTTGTCCTTGTGCAGCTTGCGACCCTGCAACGGACCCGGATAAGCACGCAACAAACTGCTGGTGGCATCCTTAATCCTCGGCGCCGACACCTCGACATCGTTCCGCAAGCGTCCGCGTCCCGCGTACTTGGGACGCACTCGGAGCAGCAGACTCATCGAATAGGAGGCCACCAGATGCGGTCGATTGTACAGCAAAGGCGTGCGTCGTCGTGGCGGACGTGCCACAGCCGTCGTTtgtatcgttgttgttgtcgttgccgccTCTCCGCCGGTGGCGCCAACAGCAGCTCTGTGAGTTgtacaaaatttgaattaatctCTTTCTATTCTTTACTATTTGAGCATAACTCAACAGCAGGCATTCCCAAATATCAatcaaaatcataaaaaaataataataggaTAAATAAACAGCCaaattttgcatgcaaattgaataTAGGAGAGGAGAAAGGGGGCtttattttttcctctttCAGCCACACCATAAAAATTCAGTCTTCCGATAAGATATAGCTAAAAacaagcccaaaaaaaaacaaagtgctTTAAAATCTTCCAGaagataacaataattttatgcTTATCTCCCCAGCTTATTATTATCTCCCTTAGCTTAATTCACTGAATTAtataatcaacaaaaatttgcatttctttaatTGTAAAACTGCTTCTTCAAATTCGTGACTCTTAAGTCAATATTAATTAGAAGCTTAAATTTCTTGAAAAACTCAATGCAATGCGCAAGTCTTAAGCACATTAGTTGCTCAATAAGATTTcctaataaatttaaaagtcaaTATTAATTAGAAGCTTAATATTCCAAATTCTTTGAATACTGTTCAATAAGTTTTGCttataaattgaatacatttccatacaaattttaattgaaaatataagtaaaataaactgGAAAATATCTATTAAATTATCACTTCTGTTAACATAAAAGAGCAACGTAAGCCTTAACAGCAAGAGTGGTGAACAATTGCTGAATCTTTCCCTTCCCTACCAATTCCCTTTTCCAGTGACGATGTGACGAGCCAAAGTTGCAgccaaaaaagtttaaatttgaaaaataaaatcaaataaactgAGCTAAAAGCTATAGAAGTGCTGAATATATCGGTTAAATTAACACTTCACTTAACAGCCAACTACTAATGAACCTTTTCTTTCCCTATTACTTCCCTTTTCCAGGGACGAAGGAAAAGTTGCAGCCAAAaaagaatacattttaaagctATAGAAATGTTGAATATATCTGGTAAACTATCACTTCTCTTAACAAGATTAATGATCAACCGCTGAATCTTTCCTTTCCCTACTAATTCCTTTTTCCAGTACTGAAGCAAAAGCGAAACTAAGCTAAACATTTTAGAATTCCGGAATATGACAGTTAAATTATCACTTCTCTTAATACCGAGTAATGAGCGCTGAATCCCTCCCTTCCCTAGCACTTCCCTTTTCCGATAGTGacaaagcgaaagcgaaatttgcagccaacaaaatttaaattttagaaataaaatccTGAATATAGCGGTTTAATCATCACTTCACTTAACAGCAAACAACTGCTGAATCTTTCCCTTCCCTACCACTTCCCTTTTCCGATAGTGAcgaagcgaaagcgaaagttGCAGCCAAAAAGCCAGCTAAGGAGAAGAAGCGCAGCGATAGGGAAATTTAAGGGGCAGAAATGgaatttgttcaatttgtaTGTGGATGCAAATGAGTGTAAAGTGTAAAGTGTGATGTGTGTAAGCCAAAAACAATGGAACACAAATGACcaaagagagtgtgtgtggagaaCAGACAGAGTAGATAAATATGTATAGAGTATAGAGTATAGAACAAGATGAACCTACTTGGAGGAATGAATTTCGAATATCGAAGCGAAGagcttttagtatttaaatttgagagTTGAGGTTGAAGAAGAGTATGAAGAGTAATTTGTGGTATTTGTTTGGgtatttggtttttgtttttttttttggtttttttgttgggaGTGACCACCTGATATCAACGCCGCATTCCGAGCCAGCAAAGTATCGTGTGTATCCAGCAGGAGCTCCTGAACCTCCAGCAGCATCTGGCTCGCTGTTCAAATTGCTGAGGGAGCGAGCACTCGCGATGCCCAACAACAAGCGGCGATTGCTGTGCGTATCGCTGCCATCATAAAGACTGGCCGAGTCCTCGCCCAAAGTTGCGTTCAAGAGATCCGTGTAGTTATTGTTcccttgctgttgctgttgctgttgatagAGCTTGAGCTGCTCTTGGCGACGACGATGGAACTCATTGGCTTGTgttatgtatgcgtgtgtgtaccTAAAGAGTAAGCACATGGCacatatgtttgttttttgtttcggaATGTCGaatgttgttttggtttttggtttgttgtttgttagaaacgaaatattatttatttgcagtgTTATTGCTGTTAGTAGTAGAAGAAGACACGCACAAAACACAATTGTACTTGATCTCGATCAAATTGGGGGGAATTACACAAAAAAGCGCAGCGAGCGAATgagagagtgagtgtgtgagagagagagagagcgatatACAGTCATAGCGAGTGGGAGAAAAGTTTAGAGTTGGGTTTGTGGTGATTAAGACAAAGGAAGGAGAAAGGATTAAGATTGAGTTGGGTTTGGAATATGGTGGATAGAAGAAAGGTAATGCAACATGTAATTAAACAGGGATTAACAGCCCAGTGGGATAAATTGTTATCGTCAAAGTTAGCGCATCGATCTCGGTTAGCTCGAATGTTAACGCAGGAGTGAAAGAGACAACTCTACAGCACCGagttcagcagcagcaaacgtgGTGAGTTAAGGTGTGGTGAGTAAGTGTGACTACAACATGCCCCACAACAAAATTCAGAGTGTTCGATttagcaataacaaaaacaaagaaaacggTAAAACGGTAAAAGaaataactaaaacaaaaaactagtaacaaataacaaagagagcaataataatagtaatagtaactTCGATCGCAGCCGAAGACAAACAATTTCAGTTCGAGACTTTGCAGAATTTAACACACTTTTCtaaatatctatatagtatagttaaTACTACCACTCCCTCaactttctattttttttagtatttcatttccatttaagAACTTTGCAAACAGTTGAAAATTCAGAAAATTCAACACATTTTTCCAAATACTGTAATTATATCTAAAATTtcgcaaaattcaaaacaCTTTTTGAAAAGATAATTCTTAAGATTTCACAGATTTCAAAATCCTTTTTCTACTTCAAAACctttcaataaaattcattttataatacaaCAAAGTTCTATAGAAagcaaatttgattattttttataaaacaagAGACTTCTTTAGAAGGTttcatgcattttaaaataattttcttgaTGCAAATTTCAAGATATTGTCTGATCCCAATTCCaaatttgaatacttttaTAAAACATAAGAATTCGTAAGatttcaaaatcattttcCTACTTCAAAAAGCTttgaataaaatgcattttataatgCAACAAAGTTCTGcagaatacaaatttcaatacttttataaaatatgataattctgaagaatgaatttaaaaataattttcctaatggattttcaaatttttgcacgTTGTCGAAAATTGTCATTTCTAAAAATAACTGTTAAATGATCACTTCTcttaaaagcaacaactgaaTCTTTCCCTTCCCTACTACTTCCCTTTTCCAGTGCCGAGGCAAATTTCCTGATGCAAATTTCAAGTCAATTCCaaatttgaatacttttgTGAAACAAATTCTTAAGATTTCACGGATTTAAAAATCCTTTTCCTACTTCAAAAgctttcaataaaattcattttataatgcAACAAAGTTCTGtagaatacaaatttaaatacttttataaaacaatataattctTAAGAAGCTGTCATGGGTTTTCAAATCGTTTTCCTACTTCAAAAAgctttcaataaaattcattttataatacaaCTAAGTTGAATAGAATactttttgaaatgaaatacttttctaaTGTCCTAGTTGGAATAGATTTCATGACGGACATAATATTCTACTACAAAGTAACTCCTCCGTCTGCAAAGACTCGAGGCAATTGAAATAGCTTTGAAAATACGGATTTCAGTTTGCACTCACCGTTCACGCTCCCTGAGCAAGGCGGCCTCATTGCCAGCGTTGCCTTGAGCCAGCACAGCATCGACGCCAAGAGGCAGCGAGGAGGCAGGAGCTGCGCCTGGAGCTGCGACCAACTGATGTGGCGAGGTTTTCGTGACAGCTGCATTCGAGAGAGCTGCCATGGAGTTGATCATCTGACCATAGATCTTGGCATACATATCGACATAGGCTTGAGGATTGCGTGACAGTTGATCGTACATCATGTAGGGATCATAAGCAGACGCCGCATTTCCATACTGATCGTTGTAGTTGCCCCGCTGCCCCCGCTTTCCACTGCtgcttcctcctcctcctcctccaccgtTGATGCGCTCTTTCTCCAAATCGCTGTTGCGTGAACTCTTGCCACGATACTCTTCGTAATCTCGAGCATCCCACGCTCCGTGTCCGTGATGATGACGTCGTCCGCCTTCGCGACCACGCCCCGCATCGCTGCCGCCTTCATGGCTGCGTCGACTGCGCAGCTTTTCATGCTGCGACGACTTTTCGCGACGCGACGACGATGATTGATAATGGCTGCTTCCACCTCGTGGTTGTTGCTCTGCATAAGCATCGTAGTCATCATCGGGTGCTGCACTGCGTCTGGGCCGGCTCGCTTTGCTGTTGCGTCCGCCACGatcaccgccaccgccaccgcctccgccGCCTCCTCCATCGCTggccgcagctgctgctgactgaACTTGAACATCGGCTGCATCCGAGTCGCCGTcatagttgctgttgctgttgttgctgtagcgAGGACGTCGCTCGTGTTTCTCCTCGCGACGCCACAGATTGCGTTCcctttccctctccctctccctttcaCGCTCCCTTTCACGCTCTCTTTCACGCTCCCTTTCCCACTCGCTGCGTGCGCTGTGCTCGTGACGTTGCtgctgacgttgttgttgctcagcaTCGCGACTGCGACGCTTTGAATCACGCAGCGATTTATTGCCGCCATCGTTGTGCACATTTGCATTGGCCGCACGCACCGAATCCTCCGTTTCCCCCTCATAGTTGTTGCCACCtccattgttgctgttgctgttgtggttgttgtgacGTCGTCCGCTGCGCATGTTGCGCAAGCTGCGTTCATCTGGTTGACGACGCGACGGCAGCGATTGCTCAATGCGATCGTTGAACATCCAATCATCGGACTCATCCTCCGACTCCAGATCAAGCGAGGCGCCTGGACGTGGTTTGCCACGCCCCAATTGTTGCGTCATCGACGTGGacaactgttgctgatgctgctgcatatgttgttcatgttgttgctgccccgTTATCTCTGGCTGCTCGTGTTGCAGCTCCGTTTGCTGTTCCACGACAGCATcggctgctgttggctgcaCTGCAACTGGCAGCAACACTGGCTGATCCTCCAGATTCTCGCCATCGAGCACCACTTCACGTTGTTCTGgaacaacattgttgttgttgctgttgctgctgctgctgtttagtGTTGTCTCCACGCCAGTGACAACACGTCGAGCTggcggcaactgttgctgctgctgctgttgatgctgatgcaactgttgctgtgtCGTTGGCTGCTGCTCGCCCTCGGAGGTGTCTTCGCCATCCGCTTGACGCATCAGTTGCAATGCATTTGGCTGCTCGGTGCCAGTGACCAAACGTTGTCGCTCCACCAGCTCCGGCTGGCCGAGCACCAAACGCGAAAGTCCTGGCGGTGGCAACAAACCATCTGCCTCCCAGTTGGCCTCGTTGAGATCCTCGGGCTGCTCGGACAAATGACTTGTTTGCAAGTACTGAGCACGCTCATCGTTGGGTGCCGACAAAAGCACTTCCTGGTTCTCATACGGCGGCAGCTCCTGATTGTGATCCGGCAGCAGAGTTGGAGCAGgaattgcagctgcaattggAACAGGAATTGGTGCTTGAAGTGGGGCTgcaaaggcagcagctgctgaaaGTGGAGCAGCTAGACTTGTGGCTGCAAGTGGtgcagcaaatgcagcagGAGTTGCAAGTGGAGCAGCTGAGACTGGAGCTGCGATTGGAGCTGGAACCGGAGCTGCAAGTGGCGTTGGAGCTGCAattggagctggagctgcaaatggagctgaagctggagctggagctgcaaCTGCGATGGGAGCTGGCGCTAGAATTGAAGCCGGAGCTGCAACTGAAGCTGGTGCCAGAATTGCAGCTGATGCTGCGATTGGAGCAGGCGCTGCcattggtgttgctgctggagTTGGCAGTGGAGGaacagctgcaactgttgctggtGGTGCGGCTTCGAGTATGTTTACACGTTTGCTTAATCCGCCGGCACGCTTGAAGGGATTGCCAGCTGCCGAGTTGTCCAATGCAGCTGGAGGTAAAGCAGTCGCTGCAGCTGGCGGTGCAGCATATGGAGCAGGTGTTGCTGCAGCAATTGGCACTGTTGGTGGCGTCACAGTTGCCGCTGCT
This region includes:
- the LOC133849042 gene encoding uncharacterized protein LOC133849042 isoform X1; the protein is MFWLDVTSSKSNNCQQCNLDSVQFAHCDNMLHNNANWLPPQQQQPQQQPTPQQLQQQQLQQQQQQATLHHSLPANQQQLPPPPLQQQQQQQQQPPQQQQLYASQMFQQPQQPPPQTTQRYWPPEDYQQVDYNDYYIQQQQQQLQQQQQPQQPLLYASPEQQYYQPVQQVEQQPPPQQLPPDVFDNNNSSNVKNDGWDDWGDWNDNANNNNSSNISNNISSSNINSTTNNNNNNAVEDAFSVQAAPSSWHAFGQNQQTTNTNNNSGNTEALELPPLLSPATEAEPELLNAIVPPRAFQNQPPAAATVTPPTVPIAAATPAPYAAPPAAATALPPAALDNSAAGNPFKRAGGLSKRVNILEAAPPATVAAVPPLPTPAATPMAAPAPIAASAAILAPASVAAPASILAPAPIAVAAPAPASAPFAAPAPIAAPTPLAAPVPAPIAAPVSAAPLATPAAFAAPLAATSLAAPLSAAAAFAAPLQAPIPVPIAAAIPAPTLLPDHNQELPPYENQEVLLSAPNDERAQYLQTSHLSEQPEDLNEANWEADGLLPPPGLSRLVLGQPELVERQRLVTGTEQPNALQLMRQADGEDTSEGEQQPTTQQQLHQHQQQQQQQLPPARRVVTGVETTLNSSSSNSNNNNVVPEQREVVLDGENLEDQPVLLPVAVQPTAADAVVEQQTELQHEQPEITGQQQHEQHMQQHQQQLSTSMTQQLGRGKPRPGASLDLESEDESDDWMFNDRIEQSLPSRRQPDERSLRNMRSGRRHNNHNSNSNNGGGNNYEGETEDSVRAANANVHNDGGNKSLRDSKRRSRDAEQQQRQQQRHEHSARSEWERERERERERERERERERERERNLWRREEKHERRPRYSNNSNSNYDGDSDAADVQVQSAAAAASDGGGGGGGGGGGDRGGRNSKASRPRRSAAPDDDYDAYAEQQPRGGSSHYQSSSSRREKSSQHEKLRSRRSHEGGSDAGRGREGGRRHHHGHGAWDARDYEEYRGKSSRNSDLEKERINGGGGGGGSSSGKRGQRGNYNDQYGNAASAYDPYMMYDQLSRNPQAYVDMYAKIYGQMINSMAALSNAAVTKTSPHQLVAAPGAAPASSLPLGVDAVLAQGNAGNEAALLRERERYTHAYITQANEFHRRRQEQLKLYQQQQQQQGNNNYTDLLNATLGEDSASLYDGSDTHSNRRLLLGIASARSLSNLNSEPDAAGGSGAPAGYTRYFAGSECGVDIRAAVGATGGEAATTTTTIQTTAVARPPRRRTPLLYNRPHLVASYSMSLLLRVRPKYAGRGRLRNDVEVSAPRIKDATSSLLRAYPGPLQGRKLHKDKIISFCKEQIRLGPARACTVLYATQKKPLGSVEKYRASHALMWHLLILLLRQNGVIADTDVGDLLLENQREYPYAPDTETETDSNETRADANELLNDSDGEPTAANLPAATPAAVDAEPDAEDAAGNAISEQAATEQFRSYVLRGNVEEALQWATDHNLWTHAFFLALYEDRYALTDVAQKFLNRAIKANDPLQTLYQMKSCHTPACVTQLRDEHWGDWRSHLSILVTNKSRQPEYDRSSVIALGDTLFQRGDIYAAHFCYLVAQEEFGRYDSAATELTTLTGNVPRLILLGASHYKPFNEFASNEAIIMTEIYEYARSLYDQKFSIANFQHYKFLLATRILDYGQHFRCTNYLEQIAKHIELKPESYDSDFIQRVCSLAERLRYHDPILINRVSFASPPNATGQATPQTTAPEEKEWLRQLRSLADQQQPQQVQHHETLHEQQQQQQNDIDQQFVDLNKQMHELNMQYEEQQQQLQPSYEQQQQQPPQQQQQLPPQPDYYETQNQEPTALHNDAYAPPPTMYYNADAAAAAPQPIQPATQPQQQQPLYDPTQQPAAVYGHVEPASEAYGEQQSNSAYGGAGYDYWPSNVQQQQQQPYGGDEQLAESNELIGDNINNSSNNHDSNDAENNAEIEQQQQQHTSLSNHNSNHNNNSNNIDNNRFKHNALTLPAAGNKEKSKLVARKLQFAATNESTTTTTAAASTAVAAAAVAAATPPTTTTTTTTTTQKAFNLNDQQQMRPTISMPKSKSYDDDDGAGASNQGATGPGGATKGASAAGNATNKQQQQQEQSGAAGLPGGQGNQNAGWFGGLWNKFSLKPKNQMILPDDKNPTIVWDKERKCWTNTAEGNTEEAESFKPPPKMSDMGMGMGMGMPNTLGTIPTPLATPQLLPQQPQPQQQQPQELPNANLYDNNSQVDYDYNNYTEQVYATSTPAPTSAPAPAPVPTVPMSAPTPAAAAAAAAAGGPQPKLQSNMFKIQRNRTLKNSYVDVFNPSGAPMTAAPQTVLAPLMAPVAVPQGGFFVPGAVPQQPQ
- the LOC133849042 gene encoding uncharacterized protein LOC133849042 isoform X6; amino-acid sequence: MFWLDVTSSKSNNCQQCNLDSVQFAHCDNMLHNNANWLPPQQQQPQQQPTPQQLQQQQLQQQQQQATLHHSLPANQQQLPPPPLQQQQQQQQQPPQQQQLYASQMFQQPQQPPPQTTQRYWPPEDYQQVDYNDYYIQQQQQQLQQQQQPQQPLLYASPEQQYYQPVQQVEQQPPPQQLPPDVFDNNNSSNVKNDGWDDWGDWNDNANNNNSSNISNNISSSNINSTTNNNNNNAVEDAFSVQAAPSSWHAFGQNQQTTNTNNNSGNTEALELPPLLSPATEAEPELLNAIVPPRAFQNQPPAAATVTPPTVPIAAATPAPYAAPPAAATALPPAALDNSAAGNPFKRAGGLSKRVNILEAAPPATVAAVPPLPTPAATPMAAPAPIAASAAILAPASVAAPASILAPAPIAVAAPAPASAPFAAPAPIAAPTPLAAPVPAPIAAPVSAAPLATPAAFAAPLAATSLAAPLSAAAAFAAPLQAPIPVPIAAAIPAPTLLPDHNQELPPYENQEVLLSAPNDERAQYLQTSHLSEQPEDLNEANWEADGLLPPPGLSRLVLGQPELVERQRLVTGTEQPNALQLMRQADGEDTSEGEQQPTTQQQLHQHQQQQQQQLPPARRVVTGVETTLNSSSSNSNNNNVVPEQREVVLDGENLEDQPVLLPVAVQPTAADAVVEQQTELQHEQPEITGQQQHEQHMQQHQQQLSTSMTQQLGRGKPRPGASLDLESEDESDDWMFNDRIEQSLPSRRQPDERSLRNMRSGRRHNNHNSNSNNGGGNNYEGETEDSVRAANANVHNDGGNKSLRDSKRRSRDAEQQQRQQQRHEHSARSEWERERERERERERERERERERERNLWRREEKHERRPRYSNNSNSNYDGDSDAADVQVQSAAAAASDGGGGGGGGGGGDRGGRNSKASRPRRSAAPDDDYDAYAEQQPRGGSSHYQSSSSRREKSSQHEKLRSRRSHEGGSDAGRGREGGRRHHHGHGAWDARDYEEYRGKSSRNSDLEKERINGGGGGGGSSSGKRGQRGNYNDQYGNAASAYDPYMMYDQLSRNPQAYVDMYAKIYGQMINSMAALSNAAVTKTSPHQLVAAPGAAPASSLPLGVDAVLAQGNAGNEAALLRERERAAVGATGGEAATTTTTIQTTAVARPPRRRTPLLYNRPHLVASYSMSLLLRVRPKYAGRGRLRNDVEVSAPRIKDATSSLLRAYPGPLQGRKLHKDKIISFCKEQIRLGPARACTVLYATQKKPLGSVEKYRASHALMWHLLILLLRQNGVIADTDVGDLLLENQREYPYAPDTETETDSNETRADANELLNDSDGEPTAANLPAATPAAVDAEPDAEDAAGNAISEQAATEQFRSYVLRGNVEEALQWATDHNLWTHAFFLALYEDRYALTDVAQKFLNRAIKANDPLQTLYQMKSCHTPACVTQLRDEHWGDWRSHLSILVTNKSRQPEYDRSSVIALGDTLFQRGDIYAAHFCYLVAQEEFGRYDSAATELTTLTGNVPRLILLGASHYKPFNEFASNEAIIMTEIYEYARSLYDQKFSIANFQHYKFLLATRILDYGQHFRCTNYLEQIAKHIELKPESYDSDFIQRVCSLAERLRYHDPILINRVSFASPPNATGQATPQTTAPEEKEWLRQLRSLADQQQPQQVQHHETLHEQQQQQQNDIDQQFVDLNKQMHELNMQYEEQQQQLQPSYEQQQQQPPQQQQQLPPQPDYYETQNQEPTALHNDAYAPPPTMYYNADAAAAAPQPIQPATQPQQQQPLYDPTQQPAAVYGHVEPASEAYGEQQSNSAYGGAGYDYWPSNVQQQQQQPYGGDEQLAESNELIGDNINNSSNNHDSNDAENNAEIEQQQQQHTSLSNHNSNHNNNSNNIDNNRFKHNALTLPAAGNKEKSKLVARKLQFAATNESTTTTTAAASTAVAAAAVAAATPPTTTTTTTTTTQKAFNLNDQQQMRPTISMPKSKSYDDDDGAGASNQGATGPGGATKGASAAGNATNKQQQQQEQSGAAGLPGGQGNQNAGWFGGLWNKFSLKPKNQMILPDDKNPTIVWDKERKCWTNTAEGNTEEAESFKPPPKMSDMGMGMGMGMPNTLGTIPTPLATPQLLPQQPQPQQQQPQELPNANLYDNNSQVDYDYNNYTEQVYATSTPAPTSAPAPAPVPTVPMSAPTPAAAAAAAAAGGPQPKLQSNMFKIQRNRTLKNSYVDVFNPSGAPMTAAPQTVLAPLMAPVAVPQGGFFVPGAVPQQPQ